A window of Lysobacterales bacterium genomic DNA:
CGGCACGGCGCGCACGGCCTTCATCGTCGCCGATTCGCCCGGCCACGCCGAGTACACCCGCAATATGGTGACCGCCGCCAGCCACTGCGAGCTTGCCGTGCTGCTGGTGGATGCGCGCCAGGGCCTGCTGCCGCAAACCCTGCGGCACGCCTGCATCGCCGCCCTGCTGGGCATCCAGCGCGTGGTGCTGGCGGTAAACAAGATGGACCGCATCGGCTTCGACGCCGACGCTTTCGAGCGGATCGTCGAGCGCTTCGCCGACTTTGCCGCGCGCGTGGGCCTGGAGCACGTGCAGCCCATCCCGCTGTGCGCGATCGATGGCGACAATCTGGTGCAGCGCAGTTCGCGCATGCCCTGGTATGCCGGCCCGGCCCTGCTGGAGCACCTGGAGGCGATGGCTGCCGAATTGGCCTCCGCCCCGCCGCGCCCGCGTCATGCGGCGCGCCTGCCGGTGAGCTGGGTGGTGCGGCCGGATGCCGACTTCCGCGGCTTCGCCGGTCAGCTGCAGGGCGGAATGCTGCGGGTCGGCGACAGCCTGCGCAGCGTGCCCTCCGGCCAGACCTCGAAAGTGCGCGGGCTATGGCTCGGGGACCAGGCGCTGGACGTCGCGCATCCCGGCCAGTCGATCGTGCTGGCGCTGGAGGACGAGATCGACTCCAGCCGCGGCGATGTGTTCTCCGCAGCCAGCAGCCCGGTGGAAGCCAGCGACCAGTTCGAGGTCGATATCGTCTGGCTGGGCGAGCAGCCCATGCTGCCGGGGCGGCCGTATCGCCTGCAGCTCGGCACCGCCAGCGCGCTGGCGACGCCGGCCACGCCGAAGTATCGGCTCAACGTCGAAACGCTGGAGCATCTGGCCGCGCGCACCCTCTCGGTGAATGAGATCGGCCGGGTCAATCTGGCGCTGGATCGCGCCCTGCCCTTCGAGGCCTATGCCGACGATCCGGGCTTGGGCGGCGGCATCCTGATCGACACGCTCAGCCACCAGACCGTCGGGGCGGTGATGGTGCGCCACGCCCTGCGCCGGGCCTCGAACCTGCATTGGCAGGCGCTGGACATCAGCCGCGCCAAGCGTGCCGGCCAGAAGGGCCAGAAACCGGCGGTGCTGTGGTTCACGGGTCTCTCGGGCGCGGGCAAATCGACGATCGCCAATCTGGTCGAGAAGCAGCTGCATGCGCTGGGCAAGCACACCTATCTGCTCGATGGCGACAACGTGCGCCACGGCCTCAACAAGGACCTCGGCTTCACCGATGCCGACCGCGTCGAAAACATCCGCCGCGTCGCCGAGGTGGCCAAGCTGATGGCCGATGCGGGCTTGATCTGCCTCGTATCCTTCATCTCGCCCTTCCGCAGCGAGCGCGCCTTCGCCCGCGGACTGCTGCCCGAGGGTGAGTTCTTCGAAGTCTTCGTCGACACGCCGCTGGAGGTCGCCGAGTCGCGTGACGTCAAGGGCCTGTACGCCAAGGCCCGACGCGGCGAGCTGCGCAACTTCACCGGCATCGATTCAGCCTACGAACGACCGGAAGCACCGGAGCTGCATCTGCAGGCCGATCAACTGTCCCCGGAAGCCGCCGCCGACGCGGTGATCGAGAGCTTGCGTCGCGCGGGCGTGCTGGAAGGCGAGCTTTGAGACAGCTCGCCACAGGGAAGGTCTGACCCACTCCGTCCGGGCGTTGTGCGGAGCGGGCGCCCTGCACGCGGCACTGCGCTGAGTTCTTCGGCCTTGGCCCAGGCCTGCGCAGGGCCGCCAGGACATCCGGGATCGCCGCTGCACCGTCTCACGGCCCGGCCCGGCACGGCGCGGCGGCCTCGTCGCCACGCCCTGCGCTGTGGCGGCGGCTCAGCGCTTGCGCAGCGCGCCGGCCAGCAGCAGCACGGTGCCGACGCCGAGCAGCACAAAGCCCAGGGTCTTGCCCTGCTCGCCTCGATCGGCGACACGGATGCCACCGTTGCCGATCTCCAGCGCCTTGTCTCCGACGCGCAAGACTTCGTTCTTGCCTTCGATCTGGACGAGGCCGGAGACCAGCACGCCGCCCGCGATATCGAGCAGCAGGCCAAGGGTCAGCAGCAATGCGCGCATTCTGGACCTCTCGAAGCAAAGACTAGGGTGAGCCCGGACTGTGCCCGCAGCGCCAGACCGACACAAGCCCACCGCAGGCGATCCGGATCGCCTGCTGATCGGCAACCAGGACGATCCCTGCGGATCAAACGACATGGCATTCCGTAGCAAGCGGATGGATCGCAGCGGGCTTCACTTCTCAGCAGATAAGCTTGCGAGCATGCACGCACAGCACCTCCATCCGATCGACGAAATCCCACGCACCGCTGACATCCTCGCGGCCGCGGGCTTCTGCTTCCTGCCCCGCGCTCAGGCACTGAAGGCGCTGGGCGCGGGCATCGAAACCGAGTGGCAGGCCTTTGCCGAGAGTTGGCAGGCATTGGGCGTGGATGCACACATGGCTGACGGCGGGCGCTATCGCCGGCGACGTCATGCCGTGTTCGCCGCAAGCCGCAGCCGCGGCATCGAGCGACTGCCGGATGCCCCGCACTTTCAGGCCCTGCACTACAACCGCTTGAACGGCGGCATCGAGCGCTGGTTCCAGCCGATCCTGCCGGAGGTGGCGCAAAGCGCGCCCTTCCGCGCGCTCGCGGAGTTCGCGCACGGCCTCTTCGCACAGCTCGCACCGGCGGTCGAGCGCTGGCAGATCGAGGCGCACCAGTTCCGCATCGAGGCGCTGCCCGGCCAGCCCGGCCAGCCGACGCCAGAGGGCGTGCATCGCGATGGCGTGGACTTCGTGCTGGTGGCGCTGATCGACCGCCACAACATCCGCGAAGGCACCACCACCATCCATGCAAGTGACAGCGCGCAGCTCGGTGCCTTCACCCTGACCGAACCGCTGGACATCGCCCTGGTCGACGACCAGCGCGTCCTGCATGGCGTCACCGCCGTTGAGCCGCTGGATCCAAGCGCGCCGGCGTGGCGGGATGTGCTGGTGCTGACCTTCAAGCGCACCGAGAGCCTGCTGAGCGCTGCCCCAGCTTCCTAGGGTCTGCCGGGGCCCACCGCGCGCGCCACACGCTCGATCCGGCAGGCGGGCGCAGCAAGCCCCCAAGCTGCGCGGCTTCAGCCCAGGTCGCATGCGCGCACGCGACCGCTTCACCCCACCGGCTTCGGCGCCGTCGCATGGCGTTGGCGCAGCAGCTTCTCAAGCTCGCCCAGCGACAGCCCGCGCGCGCGCAGCAGCACCAGCAGGTGGTAGATCAGGTCCGCGCTTTCGCCGAGCAGGTCGGCGTCTTCCTGCGCCACCGCGGCCAGGGCGGTTTCCACGCCCTCCTCGCCGACCTTTTGCGCGATGCGGCGGATGCCGCCCTCGAACAGCTTGGTGGTGTAGCTGCCCACGGGACGCTCGCGCTCGCGCTGGGCGATCAGCGCATCGAGGTCGCCCAGGAAGCTGCCCGGGGCGTCGGGAAAGCAGCTGGTGCGCTGCAGGTGGCAGGTGGGGCCGTGCGGATGCGCCTGGATCAACAGCGTGTCGGCATCGCAGTCGGTCTCGATGCTGACCAGCTTGAGCACATGGCCGCTGCGCTCGCCCTTGGTCCATAGCCGACCCTTGCTGCGGCTGAAGAAGGTCACGTGGCGGCAGGCCAGGGTCATCTCCAGGGCTTCTCGATTCATGTAGCCCAGCATCAGCACGCGCAGGGTGTCGGCATCCTGCACCACCGCCGGCAGCAGACCGTCCTGCTTGCCCCAGGCCAGTCGATCCAGGGTCTCGGGGCTGACCACCACGTCTTCAGACATCACGCACCTCGATGCCGCGCTGCTTGAGCGTGGACTTGAGTTCTGGAATGGCGATCGCGCCGGAGTGGAAGACGCTGGCGGCGAGCGCCGCATCCACATCGGCCTGCTCGAACACCTCGGCGAAGTGCTCGGGCGCGCCGGCACCTCCGCTGGCCACCAGCGGCACGCGGCAGAGTGCGCGCACGGCGCGCAGCTGTTCGATGTCGTAGCCGGCGCGCACGCCGTCGGTGCCCATGCAGTTCAATACGATCTCGCCTGCGCCGCGCTGCTGCGCCTCGACCACCCAGTCGAGCGTACGGCGGCTCAGCGCGCGGGTCTTGCTGGGGTCGCCGGTGTACTGGCGCACGCGCCACTCGCCGTCTTCGTCGCGCAGGCTGTCGATACCGACCACCACACACTGCACACCAAAGGCTTCGGCCAGTTCGTCGATCAGCTCGGGGCGCTCCAGCGCCGGCGAGTTCACCGACACCTTGTCGGCGCCCGCGAAAAGAATGGCGCGCGCATCCTCGACCGAGCGGATGCCACCGGCCACGCAGAAGGGGATGTCGATCAAGCGCGCTACGCGCTCGACCCAGCCGCGGTCGACGCTGCGGCCTTCGGGGCTTGCGGTGATGTCGTAGAACACCAGCTCGTCGGCGCCGGCGTCGCGATAGCGCTCGGCGAGCTCCTCGATCGCACCCATCACCACGTGATCGCGGAAGCGCACGCCCTTGACCACCTGGCCGTCGCGCACGTCGAGACACGGAATCAATCGGCGGCTCAGCATGCCAGCGCCTCCTCGACGGTGAAGCGGCCATCCAGCAGTGCCTTGCCGAGCACCACACCGGCAGCGCCCGCATCGCGCGCGCCGCGAATATCGTCCAGCGAAGACACCCCGCCCGATGCGATCAGAGCGATTTCGGGCGCTCGCCGGACGACATCGCGGTAGAGCTCGAGATTGGGCCCGCTCAGCATGCCGTCACGGGCGATGTCCGTGCACAGCACGTGGCGCAGACCGGCGGCGCGGTAGCGCTCCAGCAGTACAAACAGCTCCTCGCCCGCGCTCTCGGTCCAGCCGTGCACCGGCAGCCGCCACACGCCCTCAGCGTCGCGGCGCGTGTCGAGCGCCACGCAGAGCTGGCTGGCGCCAAACTGATCCAGCCAGCGCAGCACCACATCCGGCGACTTCACCGCCACCGAGCCGATGACCACGCGATCGACGCCCGCCGCCAGCAGCGCGTTCACGTCCTCGATGCTGCGCACGCCGCCGCCGCTCTGGATGCGCAGGCCGCTCTGCGCGCGCAGCGCTTTCACCAGCGGCGCCAGCGTATAGCCGCCCGCCTTGGCGGCATCCAGATCCACCAGATGCAGCCACTCGGCGCCGGCGCTGGCGTAGTCCAGCGCCAGCTGCAGCGGATCACGTGCGTAGCGGGTTTCCTGGGCGTAGTCGCCCTGTTTGAGCCGCACCACGCGTCCGTCGCGGACGTCGATGGCGGGAATTGCGACAAAGCCGGTCATTGGCCGTCCCACTCCATGAAGTTCTTGAGCAGCTGCGCGCCCACCGCCGCCGAGCGCTCGGGATGGAACTGGGCGCCAGCGACGTTGCCGCGGCGGACGATGGCGCTGAAGCCCTCGCCGTGCGTGCTCGACGCCAGCGTGTAGTCACCCACCGGCGCGGCATAGCTGTGCACGAAGTAGGCTTGCGCGCCTTCGCTGATGTCCTTGAGCAGGGCGGAATCACGCTCACGATGCAGACGGTTCCAACCCATGTGCGGCACGCGCACGCCGGGGAACTCCTTCAGCTTCCGCACCTGCGCAGGAATGAGACCCAGGCCTTCCACATCGCCTTCGGCGCTGCGCTCGAACAGCAGCTGCATGCCGAGACAGATGCCGAACAGCGGGCGCGGAAAAGCGCGAATTGCGTCGATCAGGTGCAGCTCGCGCAGCCGCGCCATCGCGGCACCCGCGGCACCGACGCCGGGCAGCAGGGCGCGTTCGGCCTGAGCAAGTTCGTCGGCGCTGCGCACCAGGCTGGCCTGCACGCCGAGCCGCTCCAGCGCGTAGCAGACCGAGCCGATGTTGGCGACGCCGGAATCGATGACCGCCAGCCGCATCAGAGCGTCCCCTTGGTGCTGGGCAGGTCGAAACCCTCGCGCTTGATCGCCGCGCGCAGGGCGCGCGCCACCGCCTTGAAGCTGGCCTCGACCATGTGATGGGCGTTGTCGCCGCGCACCGACAGGTGCAGGTTCAGGCCGGCGGTCTCGCACAGCGAGCGGAAGAAATGCGGCACCAGTTCGGTGGGCAGCTCGCCCACGCGCTCGCGGGGGAAGCTCCCATCGAACACGAAATAGGGCCGGCCGCTGAGATCCAGCGAGGCGCGGACGAGCGTCTCGTCCATCGGGATCACCAGATCCAGCGCCGCGGGCTTCGCTTCAGCGGCGCCCTGCTCGCCTTCCGCCGCCCAGGCGTAGCGTCCGATGCCGCGCTTGTCGCCGAGCGCCTGCTTCAAGGCCTGACCCAACGCCAGCGCGCTGTCCTCGACCGTGTGGTGCTCGTCGATATGCAGGTCGCCCGCGCACTTCAGCTTGAGCGCAAAGCCGCCGTGCTTGCCGAGCTGCTCCAGCATGTGGTCGAAGTAGCCGAGGCCGGTGAGCGCGACCGGCTCGGCCGGGCGATCCAGATCGACGTGCACCTCGATTTTCGTTTCCTTGGTGACGCGCTCGACGCTGGCCTGACGCGGGGCGTCGGCCAGCAGATGGGCGATCTCGGACCAGGTGTACTCGGGGCCCTTGCCGGGCGTGGCCTTGGCACCAGCGGTCACCTTCAGGCGGAAGCCGCGCACACCGAGGTTGTCGGCGAACTCGATATCGGTGTCGCGGTCGCCGACCATGGCGCTGCCGGCGAGATCGATGCTGCGATCGCGCAGGTAGTGCATCACCAGACCCAGCCGCGGCTTGCGCGTGGGCGCGTTGTCCTGCGGGAAGCTGGTGTCGATCAACACCTCGCGGAAGGTGATCCCCTGCGATTCGAAGATCTGCATCATCAGGTCGTGCGGGGCCTGGAAACTCGCCTGCGGATAGGCCTCGGTGCCCAGGCCGTCCTGGTTCGACACGATCACGAACTCGAAGCCGGCAGCCTTCAGCTTCAGCATGGCCGGGATCACACCTTCGACCAGACGCAGCTTGGCGTAGCTGTCGATCTGATAGTCGGCGGGTTCTTCGATCATCGTGCCGTCGCGGTCGACGAAGAGGATGCGCGTCATGCCGCGGCCTCCTGAGTGGTGTTGGCGAACACGGCCAAGGCCGCGAGGTTTTCCTCGGGCGTTCCGATCGAGACGCGCAGGCAGTCGCCCAGCAGCGGATAGCGGCTGACCTCGCGCAGCACCACGCCCGCAGCCAGGGCGCGGCGATAGGTCGCGGCAGGATCCGCGCAGCGCACCACCAGAAAATTGGCATCGGACGGATACACGCCAAGCACGCCGGGCGTCGCCGCGAGCTGCGCACGCAGTGCCTCGCGGCCGGCGATCAGCTCGGCGACGTGGACCTGCGTCTTCGCCAGCGCCTCAGGCTGAAGCGCCGCCAGCGCCGCACGCGCGCAAGGGGCCGAGATCGGGTACGGCGCCATGATCGCGCGCAGCACGCGGATCAGCTCGGGCGCTGCGATCAGGCTGCCGATGCGCGCACCGGCCAGTGCATGCGCCTTCGACAGCGTGCGCAGCACCGCCAGCTGCGGAAAGCGCTCGCGCAAAGCCGTGGCGGAAGCCTGCTGCATGAACTCGCCGTAGGCCTCGTCGACGATCACCACGGCGCGGCCTTCGAGGGCTGATGCAATGCGCTCGATGGTCTCGACCGGCAGCGCCTGGCCGGTCGGGTTGTTGGGCGAGCACAGGAAGACCAGCTTGACCGGGTGATTGAGCGCCGCGGCGATCACCGCGTCGGCCTCCAGCGCGAACGGCCGAGCGGCATCGCCGGTGGCGGTGAGCGGCACCTCGACCAGCTGCGCGTTCTGCACGCGTGCCGCAACGGCATACATGCCGAAGGTCGGCGGACAGATCAGCACTGCGTCCTCGCCGGCGCGGCAGAGCGCGCGCACCAGGAGATCGATGGGCTCATCGCTGCCGCGGCCAACCAGCAGTTCTTCAGCCTTGACGCCGTAAAGACCTGCGAGCGCGTCGACGAGGGCCTCGGGCTGCGGCTCGGGATAGCGGTTCAAGCCCTCGCCGCCGGCAATCTCCGGCGCCCACGGCGACTCGTTGGCGTTGAGCAAGACGCGGCCGCCGCTGGCCTCCTTGCGTGCGGACGAATAGCCACCGAAGCCGCGCAGGTCCGGGCGAACCAGATCCAGCAGCGCGCTCATGCCCTGCCCTCCGCGATCGCGGCGAGCCGCCGCGTGACCGCGCGCTCGTGCGCGATCAGGCCTTCGGCGCGCGCCATCTCGGCGGCGTCAGGACCGGCGATGTTGAGACCTTCGGCACTGACCTCCTGCACCGTGATCAGCTTGACGAAGCTCGCCACCGACACACCGCTGTAAGCGCGCGCGGCGCCATAGGTCGGCAGCACGTGGTTGGTGCCGCTGCAGTAGTCGCCCAAGGCTTCGGGCGCCAGCGCGCCGAGGAAGATCGAGCCGGCGCTGCGCACGCGCTCCAACCACTGCCGCGGCTGCTCGACCTGCAGGATCAGGTGTTCAGGCGCATAGCGGTTGCTGATCTCGATGGCCTGGGCGATGTCCCGGCTCAGGATCAGGCGGGCGTGGGTCAGCGCCTTGGCGAGGATCTCGCGGCGCGGCAGCTCGGCGGTCTGCTTCTCGAGTTCGACAGCCACGGATTCGAGCAGCGCCTGCGAGTCGGAGATCAGCAACACCTGCGAGTCCGGACCGTGCTCGGCCTGGCTCAAAAGATCGGAGGCGATGAACTCCGGCGAGGCCGTGGCATCGGCGATGACCAGCACCTCGGAAGGGCCGGCCGGCATGTCGATGGCCGCACCGTCCGGATCGTTCGCCACCTGCAGTTTGGCCTCGGTGACGTAGGCATTGCCGGGGCCAAAGATCTTGTCGCACTTCGGCACCGACTCGGTGCCATAGGCCATGGCGGCCACCGCCTGCGCCCCACCCAGCTTGAACACGGTGCTGATGCCGCACAGGCGCGCGGCGACCAGCACGGTCGCATCGACGCTGCCGTCGGGCTTGGGCGGCGTGCACAGCACGACCTCGCTGCAGCCGGCGATGCGCGCAGGCACGCCCAGCATGATGGCGGTCGAGGGCAGCGGCGCACTGCCGGCCGGCACGTAGAGGCCGACGCGCTCGATCGGGCGAATCACGCGCTCGCAGTTCAGACCCGGCGCGGTCTCCAGCGCATAGCCGCGCGGCGCACCGGCCTCGTGGAATTTGACGAGGCGCTCGATGGCATTGGCGATGGCCTGTTTGAGCGTGGGTGACACCTGCGACTCGGCCGCTGCGAACTCGTCCTCGGTGACGCGGAAGCTGCCCAGCTCGCAGCCGTCGAAGCGGCGGGTGAGCGCGCGCAGGGTGCTGTCGCCATCGGCGCGCACCTGGCTGATGATCCGCTCGACGGTGTCGGCCAGCACGGCCCGCCCGCCTTGGGCGGGGCGACGCAGGCTCATGCGGCGCTGGGCGTCGTCGATGCGGTTCCAGTCCAGCACCCGCAGCTCGCGCGCGGCGAAGGGCACGGGACGCTCGCCGGTCGTACGTTCGGCGGCGGTCTTCTCGGTCGTGGTGTTCATGTCAGCATCTGCTCCACCGGCAGCACCAGCAGTCGGCGCGCACCGGCCTTCTTCAAGTCTTCAAGCTGCTGCCAGGACAGGCTGCCCTGGCAGATCGCCTGCACGCTCACGCCCTGAGGCTGCCCGTCCAGACTCATGATGGTGGGGCGCTCCTCGCTGGGCAGCAGGCGCAGCACCTCGTCGAGCATCGAGCGCTCGGTCTCCAGCATCAGCAGGCGCGCATCGCGGACCTGCAGCACGCCATCCAGGCGACGCAGCAGCTGGGTGGCGATGTCGCCACGCTCGTCCATCAGCGGCTCGGCCGGGCCGGCCAGCACCGCCTCGCTCTCGTGGATCACCACCGCCTCGCGCAGCTGGTTGGCGGCGAGCGTGCCGCCGGTCGAGACGAGATCGCAGATCGCCTCGGCCTTGCCAAGACGCGGCGCGATCTCGACCGAGCCGGACAGAATCACGATCTCGGCGCGCACGTTGTGGCGCTTCAGCCAGTCCTCGAGCAGAGCCGGATAGCTGGTGGCGATGCGCAGACCGGCAAGACTCTGCGGGCCGTTCCACGCCATGTCCTGCGGCAGCGCGATCGACAGCCGGCAGCGGCCGAAGCCGAGCGCGCGGACTTCCTTGAAAGCCGGCGGCAGGCCGCGGGCGGCGCGATCCAGCGCCTGCTCGTCGAGCACGTTGCGGCCGACGATGCCGTAGTCGCAGGTGCCTTCGGCGATCAGGCCGGGGATGTCGTCGTCGCGCACCAGCAGCAGATCGACCGGTTGCGATTCGCCGAAACAGAACAGGCGGTCGCGGCTTTCGCGAAAGCTGAGGCCGGAGCGCGCCATCAGCTCGCGGGCGGGGTCGGACAGGCGTCCATTCTTCTGCGCTGCGATACGCAGACGGTCACGGTTCTTCACGGCGGGATGCTCGAAACAGGGAGAGGGGGCGGAGGCGGAACGGGTTCAGCGTTTGGCGGCAGCGATGCCCGAGGGATCGTGCAGCTTCAGATGGCGTGCGGCAGCACGGTAGCCACCGGCGCCGTGGGTGAGGCAGCGCGCCACGCGACCGACCGTGGTGACGCTGACGCCGGTCAGATCGTGGATATCGCGATAGGTCCGCCCCGCCAGCAGCAGCGGCACCACGCGCCAGCGATCGGCCAGGGCCTCCAGCTCGGCAGGCGTGCAGAGATCATCGAGAAAGGCCGCGATCTCGGCCGGGTCGCGCAGCTTGGCCAGCGCCTCGCACAGCGCGAGCACCGGGTTCGCCGCAGGCAGCACCACGGGCGCAGGCTTGCGCTCACGGGCACTGCGAACGGGCTGGAGTTCGGGGCTGGCGATCCGGCGCTTCACGGCAGACTTTTGTAATAGCGTGTTGATACGTTAAACCGATATCGCACTGCCGACAAGCGGCGAGTGGTGAAGACAAGGCGACGAGGCGATCGGCGCATCCCGCTGATCGGGCCTCCGCAGCGCATGCGCACCGAGCCCACTGGTAAGGCGCTGCGCTCGCCGAGGCCCACGCGAGGATTCTTGATTCATCTCTGCGCCGGAGTTCTACCGCTCGCCACCGGAGTTCTCGCCGCAACTCAGGCGCCCTGGCGCGCTGCAGCCGCTACCATCGGGCGCTCGCCACCACCGGACTGCGCACGCCATGCCGCCTCGCTCCAGCCGCTCCCGACTGCTGCGCTACACGCTGCGAACCCTCGCTGCGCTGACGCTAACCCTGGCGCTTGCACTGTTCGCAGCTTGGGGATTGCTGCGCGGCAGCCTGCCCCAGCTGCAGGGCGAAAGCCGCATCGAGGGCCTGTCCGCTCCGGTGCAGGTCGAACGCGACGCGCTCGGCGTGGTGACCCTGCGCGCAGCGAATCGCAACGACGCGCTGCGCGCGCTCGGCTTTGTGCACGCCCAGGAGCGCTACTTCGAGATGGACCTCGCACGCCGCAGTGCGGCCGGTGAGCTTGCTGCACTGCTCGGTCCGATGGCGCTTCCGCGCGACCGGGCGAACCGGGTCCATCGACTGCGCGCCCGCGTCGTCGCCGAGATTGAGCGCGGGCCCGCGGAGCAACGCGAGCAGCTGCAGGCCTACGTCGCTGGCGTCAACGCCGGGCTCGAGGCACTCGACAGCCGTCCCTGGGCCTACTGGCTGCTGCGAACCCGGCCCGAGCCCTGGCGCGAAGAGGACAGCCTGCTCGCCGGCCTCGCGATGTTCTTCGACCTGCAGGACTCGCAGAACCGTCGCGAACTGGGCCTGCTGCAGCTGCGCGCGCATCGGTCAGACAGCCTCGTGAACCTGCTGTCGGCGCCGGGCAGCGAGCACGACGCCCCGCTGTTCGGCGAGGCCCTGCCGCCAATCGCGCCGGCCACTCTCGTCGCAGCGCTTCAGGGCGAGCCGGACTCGCCTCTGCATCGCAGTGAAGCGCAGGACGCAGCGCCCGCCAGCGCTGACGCATCGACGCGCACCGACCCCGAGCCGCCCAGCCCCGGCAGCAACAATTTCGCAGTCGGCGGCCAGCTGACGGATGACGGCCGCGCCCTGGTGGCCGATGACATGCATCTCGGCCTGCGCGCCCCGGGCGTATGGTTCCGCGCGCGCCTTGTCTATCCGGACGCGGAGGCGCCCGGCGGCCAGGTGGATGCCACCGGCGTCAGCCTGCCCGGCGTGCCGGCGCTGATCGTCGGCAGCAGCGGCCACGTCGCCTGGGGCTTCACCAACAGCTACGGCGACTGGCACGACTGGGTGCGGGTGGATTTCATCGACGCCAACCGAACCCGCTACCGCACCCCTGGCGGCGAAGAAGCGGTGAGCCTGCATTCCGAAGTGATCGCTGTGCGCGGCGGCAGCGCCGAGACCCTGGAGGTGCGCGAGACCCGCTGGGGGCCGGTGCTCGCCAAAGCGCCCGGAGGCGGCGATCTGGCGCTGCGCTGGACCGCGCATCGCCCCGGCGCCATCGACCTCGGCATGGCCGAGCTGCTGCGCGCCGCCGATATCGAACAGGCCCTGGCCCTCGCCCAGCGCAGCGGC
This region includes:
- the hisD gene encoding histidinol dehydrogenase gives rise to the protein MRVLDWNRIDDAQRRMSLRRPAQGGRAVLADTVERIISQVRADGDSTLRALTRRFDGCELGSFRVTEDEFAAAESQVSPTLKQAIANAIERLVKFHEAGAPRGYALETAPGLNCERVIRPIERVGLYVPAGSAPLPSTAIMLGVPARIAGCSEVVLCTPPKPDGSVDATVLVAARLCGISTVFKLGGAQAVAAMAYGTESVPKCDKIFGPGNAYVTEAKLQVANDPDGAAIDMPAGPSEVLVIADATASPEFIASDLLSQAEHGPDSQVLLISDSQALLESVAVELEKQTAELPRREILAKALTHARLILSRDIAQAIEISNRYAPEHLILQVEQPRQWLERVRSAGSIFLGALAPEALGDYCSGTNHVLPTYGAARAYSGVSVASFVKLITVQEVSAEGLNIAGPDAAEMARAEGLIAHERAVTRRLAAIAEGRA
- a CDS encoding ATP phosphoribosyltransferase, with translation MKNRDRLRIAAQKNGRLSDPARELMARSGLSFRESRDRLFCFGESQPVDLLLVRDDDIPGLIAEGTCDYGIVGRNVLDEQALDRAARGLPPAFKEVRALGFGRCRLSIALPQDMAWNGPQSLAGLRIATSYPALLEDWLKRHNVRAEIVILSGSVEIAPRLGKAEAICDLVSTGGTLAANQLREAVVIHESEAVLAGPAEPLMDERGDIATQLLRRLDGVLQVRDARLLMLETERSMLDEVLRLLPSEERPTIMSLDGQPQGVSVQAICQGSLSWQQLEDLKKAGARRLLVLPVEQMLT
- a CDS encoding helix-turn-helix domain-containing protein, which produces MKRRIASPELQPVRSARERKPAPVVLPAANPVLALCEALAKLRDPAEIAAFLDDLCTPAELEALADRWRVVPLLLAGRTYRDIHDLTGVSVTTVGRVARCLTHGAGGYRAAARHLKLHDPSGIAAAKR
- a CDS encoding penicillin acylase family protein, whose amino-acid sequence is MPPRSSRSRLLRYTLRTLAALTLTLALALFAAWGLLRGSLPQLQGESRIEGLSAPVQVERDALGVVTLRAANRNDALRALGFVHAQERYFEMDLARRSAAGELAALLGPMALPRDRANRVHRLRARVVAEIERGPAEQREQLQAYVAGVNAGLEALDSRPWAYWLLRTRPEPWREEDSLLAGLAMFFDLQDSQNRRELGLLQLRAHRSDSLVNLLSAPGSEHDAPLFGEALPPIAPATLVAALQGEPDSPLHRSEAQDAAPASADASTRTDPEPPSPGSNNFAVGGQLTDDGRALVADDMHLGLRAPGVWFRARLVYPDAEAPGGQVDATGVSLPGVPALIVGSSGHVAWGFTNSYGDWHDWVRVDFIDANRTRYRTPGGEEAVSLHSEVIAVRGGSAETLEVRETRWGPVLAKAPGGGDLALRWTAHRPGAIDLGMAELLRAADIEQALALAQRSGTPVQNFVAADRSGRIGWTLMGRIPQRLGDCDPLRPLRPLDGCDWAEDWLPTETVPRLVDPPQQRLWTANSRVVDLDALRRVGDGGYDLGARQSQIRDQLLAKDRFSEADLLAIQLDDRALFLQPWWQRLRTELERAGDTPALAALEAATRERPARASVDSVSYRAARGFRGLLIEAFSAQLFAPAREAMGEDFIAPRLPQLEAVLQTYLALAPESLPEGWPSPAALQRDAAAALAAEWASQGDSFSDRRWGEINASAICHPLAAALGPARALLCMPAEPLPGDTHMPRVQGPAFGASQRMVVSPGREADGLFQMPAGQSGHPLSPFWSAGHGDWAAGRPAEFLPGPAQHSLTLRP